A single window of Microbispora hainanensis DNA harbors:
- a CDS encoding ATP-grasp domain-containing protein, translating to MICRAPLYLRELSRRGLKILVVTPASWREKALAQMRDPAHPASVIEEIAFTDGDVNTDNSFTAGVISGVRAWRDRYDITGVYAVGETLVEPTGLVADALGLPSPGLRATRACRSKYLQRWYLPEFSPASVVVPAAGRAAFTGEGVSFPAVVKPASRHSSSGVETVHNAAELRARLDAYLPHETVLVEEKVTGQEFSVESLVQDGRVLFASVTRKETTESGARTFVELSHSVPNELDGVNQIILDANRRMLERLAFADGIAHAEWRVDGEGRPYLMEVAARTPGDGLSILYSLATGAPMEPEIIRIALGEPAAYPAPRRYARQVYLEHEPGRLGDVTVDWPGVSPAWVGEGGLWPEVEPGAPDDPPTLRAVLVLKDRGAELGPLHSSDDRAVTFLIDAATPAELDELEIRVRDAVRIHLLETAGVRM from the coding sequence GTGATCTGCCGGGCCCCTCTTTATCTGCGCGAACTGTCCCGCCGGGGGCTCAAGATCCTGGTGGTCACGCCGGCCTCCTGGCGGGAGAAGGCCCTGGCCCAGATGCGCGACCCCGCGCACCCGGCCTCGGTCATCGAGGAGATCGCCTTCACCGACGGCGACGTCAACACCGACAACTCGTTCACGGCCGGCGTGATCTCCGGCGTACGGGCATGGCGGGACCGCTACGACATCACCGGCGTCTACGCGGTCGGCGAGACCCTGGTCGAGCCGACCGGCCTGGTCGCCGACGCTCTCGGGCTGCCCTCTCCCGGCCTGCGGGCCACCCGCGCCTGCCGCAGCAAGTATCTGCAGCGGTGGTATCTGCCGGAGTTCAGCCCGGCCTCGGTGGTCGTCCCCGCGGCCGGGCGCGCCGCGTTCACCGGCGAGGGCGTGTCGTTCCCCGCCGTGGTCAAGCCCGCGAGCCGGCACTCCAGCTCGGGTGTGGAGACCGTGCACAACGCCGCCGAGCTGCGCGCCCGGCTCGACGCGTATCTGCCGCACGAGACGGTGCTGGTGGAGGAGAAGGTGACCGGCCAGGAGTTCTCCGTGGAGAGCCTGGTGCAGGACGGCCGGGTCCTGTTCGCCTCGGTGACCCGCAAGGAGACGACCGAGTCGGGCGCCCGCACCTTCGTCGAGCTGTCCCACTCGGTGCCGAACGAGCTGGACGGCGTGAACCAGATCATCCTCGACGCCAACCGGCGCATGCTCGAACGGCTGGCCTTCGCCGACGGCATCGCGCACGCCGAATGGCGGGTGGACGGCGAGGGCCGCCCCTATCTGATGGAGGTGGCCGCGCGCACTCCCGGCGACGGCCTGTCGATCCTCTACTCGCTCGCGACCGGCGCCCCGATGGAGCCGGAGATCATCCGCATCGCCCTCGGCGAGCCCGCGGCCTATCCCGCGCCGCGCCGGTACGCCCGCCAGGTCTACCTGGAGCACGAGCCCGGGCGGCTCGGCGACGTCACGGTGGACTGGCCGGGCGTCTCACCGGCCTGGGTCGGCGAGGGCGGCCTGTGGCCCGAGGTCGAGCCGGGCGCCCCGGACGACCCGCCCACGCTGCGCGCCGTGCTCGTGCTCAAGGACCGCGGCGCCGAGCTCGGGCCGCTGCACAGCTCCGACGACCGCGCGGTGACGTTCCTCATCGACGCCGCCACCCCGGCCGAGCTGGACGAGCTGGAGATACGCGTGCGGGACGCCGTACGGATCCACCTGCTGGAGACCGCCGGCGTCCGGATGTAG
- a CDS encoding discoidin domain-containing protein, translated as MPPSSPPHPAHGRPRRRRGRSGLVAAGLVALATFAAVTGVVPATYTAAAAACGTTNVAQGKTASASSTENAGTPASAAFDGDAGTRWSSAFSDPQWIQVDLGSSQQICRVVLNWETARAQTFKIQVSADGSTWSDATATVNGVAGTQSLDVSATGRYVRMYGLTRATAYGYSLWEFAVNTETGGGGTTCGTTNVAQGKTASASSTENAASPASAAFDGDAGTRWSSAFSDPQWIQVDLGSSQQICRVVLNWETARAQTFKIQVSADGSTWSDATATVNGVAGTQSLDVSATGRYVRMYGLTRATAYGYSLWEFAVNTETGGGGTTCGTTNVAQGKTASASSTENAASPASAAFDGDAGTRWSSAFSDPQWIQVDLGSSQQICRVVLNWETARAQTFKIQVSADGSTWSDATATVNGVAGTQSLDVSATGRYVRMYGLTRATAYGYSLWEFAVNTTGGGDDGGPGLPGGGDLGPNVKIFDPSMSSASIQNTLDTIFSQQESNQFGSERYALLFKPGTYSGLNAQIGFYTSISGLGQSPDDVTINGDITVDAGWFNGNATQNFWRSAENLAVVPVNGTDRWAVAQAAPFRRIHVRGGLNLAPNGYGWASGGYIADSKIDGTVGPYSQQQWFTRDSTIGGWTNAVWNMVFSGVVGAPAQSFPNPPYTTLATSPVTREKPYLYVDSGGAYRVFVPSPRTNSSGVTWANGPTPGSSIPLTQFYVAKPSDSAATLNQALSQGLNLLFTPGVYHLNQTLNVTRANTVVLGLGYATLIPDNGVVAMNVADVDGVKIAGLLFDAGTVNSPVLLRIGPDGASGSHAANPISVQDVFFRIGGAGPGSATTSLVVNSDNTIIDHIWAWRADHGAGVGWNTNPADTGVIVNGDNVIAYGLFVEHYKKYEVIWNGEGGRTIFFQNELPYDPPNQASWMNGSTRGYAAYKVADNVNTHEAWGMGSYCNFSTDPSIVADRGFEVPDKTGVKFHDLLTVSLGGVGTIAHVINNTGGAAQGTATVPVNVVSYP; from the coding sequence ATGCCTCCATCCTCCCCGCCTCACCCCGCGCACGGACGGCCGCGCAGGCGGCGCGGGCGCTCCGGCCTGGTCGCGGCCGGGCTCGTGGCGCTGGCGACCTTCGCGGCCGTGACCGGCGTCGTCCCCGCCACCTACACCGCCGCGGCGGCGGCCTGCGGCACCACCAACGTCGCGCAGGGCAAGACCGCGTCGGCCTCCTCGACCGAGAACGCCGGGACGCCGGCGTCGGCGGCGTTCGACGGCGATGCCGGCACCCGGTGGTCGAGCGCGTTCAGTGATCCGCAGTGGATCCAGGTGGATCTCGGCAGTTCGCAGCAGATCTGCCGGGTCGTGCTCAACTGGGAGACCGCACGCGCCCAGACGTTCAAGATCCAGGTCTCGGCCGACGGGTCCACTTGGTCGGACGCGACCGCCACGGTCAACGGCGTCGCCGGGACGCAGTCGCTCGACGTGTCGGCGACCGGCCGCTACGTCCGGATGTACGGGCTCACCCGCGCCACGGCGTACGGCTACTCGCTCTGGGAGTTCGCCGTCAACACGGAGACGGGTGGCGGTGGGACCACCTGCGGCACCACCAACGTCGCGCAGGGTAAGACCGCGTCGGCCTCCTCGACCGAGAACGCCGCGTCCCCGGCGTCGGCGGCGTTCGACGGCGATGCCGGCACCCGGTGGTCGAGCGCGTTCAGTGATCCGCAGTGGATCCAGGTGGATCTCGGCAGTTCGCAGCAGATCTGCCGGGTCGTGCTCAACTGGGAGACCGCACGCGCCCAGACGTTCAAGATCCAGGTCTCGGCCGACGGGTCCACTTGGTCGGACGCGACCGCCACGGTCAACGGCGTCGCCGGGACGCAGTCGCTCGACGTGTCGGCGACCGGCCGCTACGTCCGGATGTACGGGCTCACCCGCGCCACGGCGTACGGCTACTCGCTCTGGGAGTTCGCCGTCAACACGGAGACGGGTGGCGGTGGGACCACCTGCGGCACCACCAACGTCGCGCAGGGTAAGACCGCGTCGGCCTCCTCGACCGAGAACGCCGCGTCCCCGGCGTCGGCGGCGTTCGACGGCGATGCCGGCACCCGGTGGTCGAGCGCGTTCAGTGATCCGCAGTGGATCCAGGTGGATCTCGGCAGTTCGCAGCAGATCTGCCGGGTCGTGCTCAACTGGGAGACCGCACGCGCCCAGACGTTCAAGATCCAGGTCTCGGCCGACGGGTCCACTTGGTCGGACGCGACCGCCACGGTCAACGGCGTCGCCGGGACGCAGTCGCTCGACGTGTCGGCGACCGGCCGCTACGTCCGGATGTACGGCCTGACCAGGGCCACGGCGTACGGCTACTCGCTCTGGGAGTTCGCCGTCAACACCACCGGCGGCGGTGACGACGGCGGTCCCGGCCTGCCGGGTGGCGGCGACCTCGGGCCGAACGTGAAGATCTTCGACCCGTCGATGTCGAGCGCGAGCATCCAGAACACGCTCGACACGATCTTCAGTCAGCAGGAGTCGAACCAGTTCGGCAGCGAGCGCTACGCGCTGCTGTTCAAGCCGGGCACCTACAGCGGCCTCAACGCCCAGATCGGCTTCTACACCTCGATCTCCGGCCTCGGCCAGTCGCCCGACGACGTGACGATCAACGGTGACATCACCGTCGACGCCGGATGGTTCAACGGCAACGCCACCCAGAACTTCTGGCGGTCGGCGGAGAACCTGGCCGTCGTGCCGGTCAACGGCACCGACCGCTGGGCCGTGGCCCAGGCCGCGCCGTTCCGGCGGATCCACGTGCGCGGCGGGCTGAACCTCGCCCCCAACGGGTACGGCTGGGCCAGCGGCGGCTACATCGCCGACAGCAAGATCGACGGCACGGTCGGCCCGTACTCCCAGCAGCAGTGGTTCACCCGCGACAGCACCATCGGCGGCTGGACCAACGCGGTGTGGAACATGGTGTTCTCCGGCGTCGTCGGCGCTCCGGCGCAGAGCTTCCCCAACCCGCCCTACACGACGCTGGCGACCAGCCCCGTCACCCGGGAGAAGCCGTACCTGTACGTGGACTCGGGCGGCGCCTACCGCGTGTTCGTCCCGTCGCCGCGGACGAACTCGAGCGGCGTGACCTGGGCGAACGGCCCGACCCCGGGCTCGTCGATCCCGCTGACGCAGTTCTACGTCGCCAAGCCGTCCGACAGCGCCGCCACCCTCAACCAGGCGCTGAGCCAGGGCCTCAACCTGCTGTTCACGCCTGGCGTCTATCACCTCAACCAGACGCTCAACGTGACCAGGGCGAACACGGTGGTGCTCGGGCTCGGCTACGCCACCCTGATCCCGGACAACGGGGTCGTCGCGATGAATGTCGCGGACGTCGACGGCGTGAAGATCGCCGGTCTGCTCTTCGACGCCGGCACGGTCAACTCGCCGGTGCTGCTGCGGATCGGCCCCGACGGCGCCTCGGGGAGCCACGCCGCCAACCCGATCTCGGTGCAGGACGTGTTCTTCCGGATCGGCGGCGCGGGACCCGGCTCGGCCACGACGAGCCTGGTCGTGAACAGCGACAACACGATCATCGACCACATCTGGGCGTGGCGGGCCGACCACGGCGCGGGCGTGGGCTGGAACACCAACCCGGCGGACACCGGCGTGATCGTCAACGGCGACAACGTCATCGCGTACGGCCTGTTCGTCGAGCACTACAAGAAGTACGAGGTGATCTGGAACGGCGAGGGCGGCAGGACGATCTTCTTCCAGAACGAGCTGCCCTACGACCCGCCGAACCAGGCGTCCTGGATGAACGGCTCGACCCGGGGCTACGCCGCCTACAAGGTGGCCGACAACGTGAACACGCACGAGGCCTGGGGCATGGGCAGCTACTGCAACTTCAGCACCGACCCCTCGATCGTCGCCGATCGCGGCTTCGAGGTGCCCGACAAGACGGGTGTGAAGTTCCATGACCTGCTCACGGTGTCGCTGGGCGGCGTCGGAACGATCGCCCACGTCATCAACAACACGGGCGGCGCGGCCCAGGGCACGGCCACCGTCCCGGTCAACGTGGTCAGCTACCCCTGA
- a CDS encoding ROK family protein — protein sequence MARPQRRTVRDIRRGNRAVLLRTLYFSGPTSRNDLTARTGLSAATVSTMTADLLGENIVIEAGQVESDGGRPRVLLRVNPEYGFAVGVDVAETHVRVGLFDLEMTERAKVDYMLRPARHDPELIARHILAGVDVVLSDAGVSPEQVLGIGVGVPGIVEPGADGVIHAKTFGWDGVPLGALLRRGTSLPLYVDNGAKTMGQAELWFGSGRGASEAVIVLLGVGVGATIVADGTTFRGVSSSAGEWGHTKIVANGRPCRCGGRGCLEAYIGIEAILDRAGVTSRGDWEEDLAGVLASNSSVVEETVTYLGVGLANLVNLINPEKIVIGGWVGVQLGESLLPDIRRATAANSLAEPYAATSIVLGRLGPDAVALGAATLVLEEFLNAPQVARITAAG from the coding sequence ATGGCGAGGCCTCAGCGCAGGACGGTTCGGGATATCCGCAGGGGCAACCGGGCCGTGTTGCTGCGCACGCTCTACTTCTCCGGCCCGACCAGCAGAAACGACCTCACCGCCCGCACCGGGCTGAGCGCCGCCACGGTCAGCACGATGACCGCCGACCTGCTGGGCGAGAACATCGTCATCGAGGCGGGCCAGGTGGAGTCGGACGGCGGCCGGCCCCGCGTGCTGCTGCGGGTCAACCCCGAGTACGGCTTCGCGGTCGGCGTCGACGTGGCGGAGACGCACGTCCGGGTCGGGCTGTTCGACCTGGAGATGACCGAGCGGGCCAAGGTGGACTACATGCTGCGGCCGGCCCGCCACGATCCCGAGCTGATCGCCCGGCACATCCTCGCCGGGGTCGACGTCGTGCTGTCGGACGCCGGGGTGTCCCCGGAGCAGGTGCTCGGCATCGGCGTGGGGGTTCCCGGCATAGTCGAGCCGGGCGCCGACGGCGTCATCCACGCCAAGACCTTCGGCTGGGACGGCGTGCCGCTTGGAGCGCTCCTGCGCCGGGGGACCTCGCTCCCGCTGTACGTGGACAACGGCGCCAAGACGATGGGCCAGGCCGAGCTGTGGTTCGGCTCGGGCCGGGGCGCCTCGGAGGCGGTCATCGTGCTGCTCGGCGTGGGGGTGGGCGCGACCATCGTGGCCGACGGCACCACGTTCCGCGGGGTCAGCAGCAGCGCCGGGGAGTGGGGCCACACCAAGATCGTGGCGAACGGGCGGCCCTGCCGCTGCGGCGGCCGCGGCTGCCTGGAGGCGTACATCGGGATCGAGGCCATCCTCGACCGGGCGGGAGTCACCTCGCGGGGCGACTGGGAGGAGGACCTCGCGGGCGTACTGGCCTCGAATTCTTCGGTGGTCGAGGAGACCGTCACCTATCTGGGCGTGGGCCTGGCCAACCTGGTCAACCTGATCAACCCCGAGAAGATCGTGATAGGCGGCTGGGTGGGGGTCCAGCTCGGCGAGAGCCTGCTGCCCGACATTCGCCGCGCCACCGCCGCCAACTCGCTGGCCGAGCCGTACGCCGCGACGTCGATCGTGCTGGGCCGCCTCGGCCCCGACGCGGTCGCGCTCGGGGCCGCCACGCTCGTGCTGGAGGAGTTCCTGAACGCGCCGCAGGTCGCGCGGATCACCGCCGCCGGCTGA
- a CDS encoding TetR/AcrR family transcriptional regulator — protein sequence MARWQPNASERLILAALELFEERGYENTTVIEIAERAGLTKSTFFRHFPDKREVLFGGDTMSGLLAKGIAEAPATATPLEAVAHALDVVGKEVFTPDRREFAARRLAVIAAHPELQEREALKGLGLTASMADALTRRGVPGLTASVAAQLGALAMKIAYERWSATTGGDDFGELARQTIIELRAAGTLC from the coding sequence ATGGCCCGCTGGCAGCCCAACGCGTCGGAACGACTGATCCTCGCCGCCCTCGAACTCTTCGAGGAGCGGGGCTACGAGAACACGACCGTCATCGAGATCGCGGAGCGTGCCGGGCTGACGAAGAGCACCTTCTTCCGCCACTTCCCGGACAAGCGGGAAGTGCTCTTCGGCGGAGACACGATGAGCGGCCTGCTCGCCAAGGGCATCGCCGAGGCGCCCGCGACCGCCACGCCGTTGGAGGCGGTGGCGCACGCTCTCGACGTGGTCGGGAAGGAGGTCTTCACCCCCGACCGCCGCGAATTCGCCGCCCGCAGGCTGGCGGTGATCGCCGCCCACCCTGAACTGCAGGAACGCGAGGCGCTGAAGGGCCTCGGCCTCACCGCGTCGATGGCCGACGCGCTCACGCGGCGCGGAGTGCCGGGCCTGACCGCGTCCGTGGCCGCGCAACTGGGCGCGCTGGCCATGAAAATCGCCTACGAGCGCTGGAGCGCCACGACCGGCGGCGACGACTTCGGCGAGCTCGCCCGCCAGACGATCATCGAGCTCCGCGCCGCCGGCACCCTGTGCTGA
- a CDS encoding NADP-dependent oxidoreductase, whose product MSRAVVYETFGGPEVLELRDVPEPHAGPGEVRVRVTAAGLNPMDWIITSTPEAATMFGLTLPSGFGYDFAGVVDEAGEGACEGAGGFAVGDRVYGGAMARAAADFLVMKAPAPGALFHTPDGIGDEVAATLPVAGLTAVAALDAIGLRSGDTLLVGGAAGGVGVFAVQLARLAGARVIGTAAEGTFDFLRSLGAEPVTYGPGLADRVRALAPGGVTAATDLFGTETAEAALALGVSPERISTIAAGPNPPGGVRATGGEQATPADLERITDAILAGAITVPIAATFPIERIRDAVTLQAGRHVHGKIVITL is encoded by the coding sequence ATGAGCCGAGCCGTCGTTTACGAGACGTTCGGAGGTCCCGAGGTGCTGGAGCTGCGCGACGTCCCGGAGCCGCACGCCGGTCCGGGCGAGGTACGCGTCCGCGTGACGGCCGCCGGCCTGAACCCGATGGACTGGATCATCACCTCGACCCCCGAGGCGGCCACGATGTTCGGTCTCACCCTGCCGTCCGGCTTCGGCTACGACTTCGCGGGCGTCGTCGACGAGGCCGGCGAAGGGGCCTGCGAAGGGGCCGGCGGTTTCGCCGTGGGCGACCGTGTCTACGGAGGCGCGATGGCGAGGGCCGCCGCCGACTTCCTGGTGATGAAGGCTCCGGCGCCCGGCGCGTTGTTCCACACGCCGGACGGCATCGGCGACGAGGTGGCGGCCACGCTCCCGGTGGCCGGTCTGACCGCCGTCGCCGCTCTGGACGCGATCGGCCTGCGATCCGGCGACACCCTCCTGGTCGGCGGCGCGGCCGGCGGCGTCGGCGTGTTCGCCGTACAGCTCGCGCGGCTCGCCGGCGCAAGGGTGATCGGGACCGCCGCGGAGGGCACGTTCGACTTCCTGCGATCACTGGGCGCGGAGCCCGTGACCTACGGCCCGGGGCTCGCGGACCGGGTGCGGGCGCTGGCTCCCGGTGGTGTGACCGCCGCGACGGACCTGTTCGGCACCGAGACGGCCGAGGCGGCGCTCGCGCTCGGCGTGTCACCCGAGCGGATCTCCACGATCGCCGCGGGCCCGAACCCTCCCGGCGGCGTACGCGCGACCGGGGGCGAGCAGGCCACCCCTGCCGACCTGGAGCGGATCACCGACGCGATCCTCGCCGGCGCGATCACCGTGCCCATCGCCGCGACCTTCCCGATCGAGCGGATCCGCGACGCCGTGACGCTGCAGGCCGGACGCCACGTCCACGGCAAGATCGTGATCACGCTGTGA
- a CDS encoding nitronate monooxygenase: protein MTGRALPFGPSSPIIQAPMAGGPSTPALVAAVSGAGGLGFLAAGYRTAEDVRRDIAAVRERTDRPFGVNVFVPDFAARREPGDDAAVARYREELAPEAERYGVTLPEAPAWDDDAWDAKIDVLVDERVPVASFTFGCPPPEVTARLHDTGAVIMVMVNTPWEAVAAAEAGADAVVVQGPGAGGHQAAFLTPPPDWPNSWTAPDDLPELVRLVRETTDVPLVAAGGIMDGADVAAALAAGAVAAQLGTAFLRTPESGTHPVHRAALADPRFTRTAFTRAFSGRTARGLANRFMAEHEASAPPYYPQVHHLTKGLRRAAAEHGDPEAMALWCGHGYRRCRDLPAAALVDTLMKELATARA from the coding sequence GTGACCGGTCGCGCCCTTCCCTTCGGGCCGTCGAGCCCGATCATCCAGGCGCCCATGGCGGGCGGCCCGTCCACCCCGGCTCTGGTGGCGGCGGTGTCCGGGGCGGGCGGCCTCGGGTTCCTCGCCGCGGGTTACCGTACGGCGGAGGACGTGCGCCGGGACATCGCGGCGGTGCGCGAGCGGACGGACCGGCCGTTCGGGGTGAACGTCTTCGTCCCCGACTTCGCGGCGCGGCGGGAGCCGGGTGACGACGCGGCGGTGGCCCGCTATCGCGAGGAGCTCGCCCCCGAGGCCGAGCGGTACGGCGTGACGCTGCCGGAGGCCCCCGCCTGGGACGACGACGCGTGGGACGCCAAGATCGACGTGCTGGTGGACGAACGCGTGCCGGTGGCCTCCTTCACCTTCGGCTGCCCGCCGCCCGAGGTGACGGCCCGTCTCCACGACACCGGAGCCGTGATCATGGTCATGGTCAACACCCCGTGGGAGGCGGTCGCGGCGGCCGAGGCCGGCGCCGACGCGGTGGTGGTGCAGGGCCCGGGAGCGGGCGGGCACCAGGCGGCCTTCCTGACCCCGCCGCCGGACTGGCCGAACTCCTGGACGGCACCCGACGACCTGCCGGAACTCGTGCGGCTCGTGCGTGAGACGACCGATGTGCCGCTCGTCGCGGCCGGGGGGATCATGGACGGCGCGGACGTCGCCGCCGCCCTCGCCGCGGGCGCGGTCGCCGCGCAACTGGGCACGGCGTTCCTGCGCACCCCGGAGAGCGGGACGCATCCCGTGCACAGGGCCGCCCTCGCCGACCCCCGCTTCACCCGCACCGCGTTCACCCGGGCATTTTCCGGACGCACGGCACGCGGCCTGGCCAACCGGTTCATGGCCGAGCACGAGGCGTCGGCGCCCCCGTACTACCCCCAGGTGCACCACCTGACGAAGGGCCTGCGCCGGGCGGCGGCCGAGCACGGCGACCCCGAGGCGATGGCGCTGTGGTGCGGCCACGGTTACCGCCGCTGCCGCGACCTCCCCGCCGCCGCCCTCGTGGACACCCTCATGAAGGAACTCGCGACCGCCCGCGCCTGA
- the pcaB gene encoding 3-carboxy-cis,cis-muconate cycloisomerase, protein MNELDMGLLAPVRVGSAAERATGDGAWLRAMLDAEAALVRAQARLGVVPMEAAETIGKVAEAGGLDLAALALRAREAANPVVALVEDLTAAVAVVDPAAAEYVHRGSTSQDIMDTAAMLVAARTLDLITADLDRAATALAGLAARHRDTLMPGRTLTQQAVPTTFGLKAAGWLHAVREAAARLRRVRAELPAELGGAAGTLAGYVEYARIAGVPGPESYPDRLIAAFAAEVGLAEPVVPWHVLRIPIADLAGALALAAGVLGKIAVDVQSLSRTEVAEVVEPAAPGRGVSSAMPHKRNPVLATLVRSAAIQVPALAASLHQCLLAEDERPAGAWHAEWQPLRECLRLVGGAAAVTAELAEGLVAFPERMRANLALTGSLTVTERAAAVLAPVLGKVAAKRLLGEASAEAAASGRPVAEVLEELLPVPEGLDLARLFDPADYTGAAGALVDRVLGCCPDE, encoded by the coding sequence ATGAACGAGCTGGATATGGGCCTGCTGGCCCCGGTGCGGGTGGGTTCGGCGGCGGAGCGGGCGACCGGCGACGGCGCGTGGCTGCGCGCGATGCTCGACGCGGAGGCCGCCCTGGTCCGCGCGCAGGCCCGGCTCGGGGTCGTCCCCATGGAGGCCGCGGAGACCATCGGCAAGGTGGCGGAGGCGGGCGGCCTCGACCTCGCGGCCCTGGCCCTGCGCGCCCGCGAGGCGGCCAACCCGGTCGTGGCGCTGGTCGAGGACCTGACGGCGGCCGTGGCGGTGGTGGATCCGGCCGCGGCCGAATATGTGCACCGCGGCTCGACAAGCCAGGACATCATGGACACGGCCGCCATGCTGGTGGCCGCGCGGACCCTCGATCTGATCACCGCCGACCTCGATCGTGCCGCGACCGCGCTCGCCGGGCTCGCGGCGCGGCACCGCGACACGCTCATGCCGGGCCGCACGCTGACCCAGCAGGCGGTGCCCACGACCTTCGGCCTGAAGGCGGCCGGGTGGCTGCACGCCGTACGCGAGGCCGCGGCCCGGCTGCGCCGGGTGCGCGCGGAGCTGCCCGCCGAGCTCGGCGGCGCGGCCGGCACGCTGGCGGGCTACGTGGAGTACGCGCGGATCGCGGGGGTGCCCGGCCCGGAGTCGTACCCGGACCGGCTGATCGCGGCGTTCGCGGCCGAGGTGGGGCTGGCCGAGCCGGTGGTCCCCTGGCATGTCCTGCGCATTCCGATCGCCGACCTCGCCGGGGCGCTGGCCCTCGCCGCCGGGGTGCTCGGGAAGATCGCGGTTGACGTGCAGTCGCTGTCGCGCACCGAGGTGGCCGAGGTCGTGGAGCCTGCCGCCCCCGGCCGGGGCGTGTCGTCGGCGATGCCCCACAAGCGCAACCCGGTCCTCGCCACCCTCGTGCGGTCGGCGGCGATCCAGGTGCCCGCGCTCGCCGCGAGCCTCCACCAGTGCCTGCTCGCCGAGGACGAACGGCCCGCCGGCGCCTGGCACGCCGAGTGGCAGCCGCTGCGCGAGTGCCTGCGCCTGGTCGGCGGGGCCGCCGCCGTGACGGCCGAGCTGGCCGAGGGACTGGTCGCGTTCCCCGAGCGCATGCGGGCCAACCTCGCGCTCACCGGCAGCCTGACCGTCACGGAACGGGCGGCGGCCGTGCTCGCGCCGGTGCTGGGGAAGGTCGCCGCCAAGCGGCTGCTCGGGGAGGCGTCCGCGGAGGCCGCCGCGTCCGGGCGTCCGGTGGCCGAGGTGCTGGAGGAGCTCCTGCCCGTGCCCGAAGGGCTCGACCTGGCCCGGTTGTTCGACCCCGCCGACTACACGGGGGCCGCCGGAGCGCTCGTCGACCGCGTTCTAGGCTGCTGTCCAGACGAGTGA